The following proteins are co-located in the Nerophis ophidion isolate RoL-2023_Sa linkage group LG04, RoL_Noph_v1.0, whole genome shotgun sequence genome:
- the LOC133551273 gene encoding uncharacterized protein LOC133551273 isoform X2, whose translation MTWDMVAALRSQAVRMGEMPFRELDGRAVGFGAHAKRTYSALYESPNGDDQSYLQWLRGKQTKPGSTMHAFQRYVLKRDKDAQTQTAAAGRDAPGKCPPQVCMTLFTGAGEEEPTDAMLVEAAMEVESQPSTTSQTMRTPLEAGPSRLTAPIAGHDAASPLTSGAELLPKSWRQTLPEEQHNWVGRALFFRGPKGKAVLKSGLKLWWQPPKKLPYYTQPPASSAVFFHSRFFLWCPYKLWGCKLECPKCKHKLTGCGLYKTLRKVLDLSDWYYMATEYLECHACHRKYAAWASNIIGQLSTAKQAEFPAILTYRLSCDKKVIRQMQARTLGNSATRLRSYLVEEHSREWQTRALGYLEVMARFRSVSSFPQPRACIPPMRPLPSVSWLLSVYVREVLPRMEHTKARITSTFGSILKMDSTKKMTKKLAGEAAGTAAWVTNVGNELGQVLMSVLTVAEGDGLLAMAQGLMRRYREAGRDPPHVLYVDRDCCCSAGGQPKVAATFGEWDRLVVRLDVWHLMRRFARGVSTEAHTLYGEFMNRLSFAMFEWDEGDMSRLREAKRAERGGNGHVEPSRKELYRHCRRRTRGVEETTRLVQEVMDHLWDAKDTLGVKLFDQGRMKEIWSTQRRHLGCIQDPPGVALYTRTSTVTRGGVALPVFRCARGSTSLESFHLHLSCFIPGTSANALHFQVYLLEGLCRWNEGRGRAAVKGTDDVTVQCYDAGLQDALAQLTQELMGLTLVDNYTPASKYTGELIGIQYLYAQTGVVLQSHVVDDPDKPDSDDMEDEDQLEDDEGYDDEPVGIEQYTGDRHSSVTLPPDDEPAEEKEEEEDVLGPDGNGGYQHVCRLATALVALRRQMFVPPRQERHIIELWQKLTDGDKAPPSLPPRHAPKLNKGRFRVSRQHHLEGVASVKRLCIGRGTEVAHSPDTSRLMEAVFIQLSSHHSQEHRISGFRQSRWSLIMRDYTRIRENLSGNRAIKAAGCSIRLMEVNHRTLTQWFNKRCKDMATADVVATVPAQSAAATTTRSLPAARELMVDVAQPHDAHDFQHPRWYYGCPSQANRDIQVQTLWATKEERIWPQSLQKRDLLRTFTGAFGGGVVG comes from the exons ATGACGTGGG ACATGGTCGCCGCCCTTCGCTCTCAGGCCGTGCGCATGGGGGAGATGCCCTTCAGGGAGCTGGATGGCAGAGCAGTGGGTTTTGGGGCTCATGCCAAAAGGACATACTCCGCACTGTATGAATCCCCCAACGGCGACGATCAATC CTACTTGCAATGGCTACGAGGCAAGCAAACCAAACCGGGTTCCACCATGCATGCCTTCCAGCGTTACGTGTTGAAGCGTGACAAGGATGCACAAACGCAGACCGCCGCGGCCGGACGTGACGCCCCAGGTAAATGCCCTCCCCAGGTTTGTATGACTTTGTTTACAGGTGCAGGTGAAGAGGAGCCCACCGATGCAATGCTCGTTGAAGCGGCCATGGAGGTGGAATCTCAGC CTTCTACTACCTCGCAGACGATGAGGACGCCGCTGGAAGCAGGCCCTTCCCGCCTTACCGCTCCTATCGCCGGACATGATGCTGCGTCGCCCCTGACTTCAGGTGCCGAG TTGCTGCCCAAGTCCTGGCGACAGACGCTGCCGGAAGAACAGCACAACTGGGTGGGCCGCGCGCTTTTTTTCCGAGGTCCCAAGGGGAAAGCGGTTCTCAAGTCTGGGCTGAAACTATGGTGGCAACCTCCTAAGAAATTGCCGTATTACACGCAGCCCCCTGCCTCGTCCGCCGTCTTTTTCCACTCGCGCTTTTTCCTGTGGTGCCCGTACAAGCTTTGGGGCTGCAAACTGGAGTGCCCAAAATGCAAGCACAAGCTGACGGGTTGTGGACTGTACAAGACCCTGAGAAAGGTCTTGGACTTAAGTGACTGGTACTACATGGCCACAGAGTATCTGGAGTGCCACGCGTGCCACAGGAAGTATGCCGCTTGGGCCAGCAACATCATCGGGCAGCTGAGCACGGCAAAACAGGCAGAGTTCCCGGCGATCCTCACCTACAG GTTATCTTGTGACAAGAAGGTCATACGGCAAATGCAGGCTCGCACGCTGGGTAACAGTGCCACTCGGCTTCGCTCCTACTTGGTAGAGGAGCACTCACGAGAGTGGCAGACTCGGGCACTCGGCTACCTGGAGGTGATGGCTCGCTTTCGCTCCGTCAGCTCCTTCCCGCAGCCGAGGGCCTGTATCCCGCCCATGCGCCCGCTGCCTAGCGTTTCCTGGCTGCTGTCGGTGTACGTGAGGGAGGTTCTTCCTCGCATGGAGCACACGAAGGCCAGGATTACGTCTACTTTCGGAAGTATCCTGAAAATGGACTCCACCAAGAAG ATGACCAAGAAGCTGGCAGGTGAAGCCGCGGGAACGGCTGCCTGGGTCACCAACGTCGGCAACGAGCTGGGCCAGGTGCTAATGTCGGTGCTGACGGTGGCAGAGGGGGACGGTCTGCTGGCCATGGCCCAGGGACTCATGCGCCGCTACCGAGAGGCCGGGCGAGACCCTCCTCACGTGCTCTACGTGGACCGTGACTGTTGCTGCTCCGCCGGCGGACAGCCTAAG GTGGCGGCTACGTTCGGCGAGTGGGACAGGCTGGTGGTGCGCCTGGACGTGTGGCACCTCATGCGCCGCTTTGCCAGGGGCGTTTCCACAGAGGCCCACACGCTTTATGGTGAATTCATGAACAGACTCTCGTTTGCCATGTTTGAGTGGGACGAAGGGGACATGAGCCGTCTGCGCGAGGCTAAGCGGGCGGAGCGTGGCGGGAACGGCCACGTCGAGCCGTCGCGCAAGGAGCTGTACCGTCACTGCCGCCGGCGCACCAGAGGAGTGGAGGAGACCACGCGTCTTGTCCAGGAGGTGATGGATCACCTGTGGGATGCCAAAGACACCTTGGGCGTCAAGCTGTTTGACCAAGGCAGGATGAAGGAGATTTGGAGCACTCAGCGACGCCACTTGGGCTGCATCCAGGACCCGCCTGGCGTGGCGCTTTACACAAGAACTTCCACAGTGACCAGAGGAGGGGTGGCTCTTCCCGTCTTCCGCTGTGCAAGGGGCTCCACTTCTCTGGAAAGCTTCCACCTGCACTTGTCCTGTTTCATTCCAG GTACGTCGGCCAACGCGCTCCATTTCCAGGTTTACCTTCTGGAGGGTCTGTGTAGGTGGAACGAGGGCCGAGGAAGAGCGGCGGTGAAAGGGACCGATGATGTCACGGTGCAGTGTTACGACGCCGGCCTGCAAGACGCACTCGCGCAGCTGACACAAGAGCTCATGGGTCTCACGCTGGTTGACAATTACACCCCGGCGAGCAAGTACACAG GAGAGCTTATTGGCATCCAGTATCTGTATGCCCAGACTGGCGTCGTGCTGCAGTCCCACGTTGTGGATGATCCGGACAAGCCTGACTCAGATGACATGGAGGACGAAGACCAACTCGAGGATGATGAGGGTTACGATGACGAGCCAGTGGGAATCGAGCAGTATACGGGTGACCGCCACTCCTCCGTGACTCTGCCCCCCGACGATGAGCCAGCAGAagagaaggaagaagaagaa GATGTGTTAGGTCCAGACGGGAACGGCGGATACCAGCATGTCTGTCGCTTGGCCACCGCCCTTGTTGCGCTGCGGCGCCAAATGTTTGTGCCGCCTCGGCAGGAGAGGCATATAATAGAACTTTGGCAAAAGCTGACAGACGGAGATAAAGCGCCTCCCAGCCTTCCCCCCCGCCACGCTCCCAAGCTGAACAAGGGACGCTTCAGGGTCTCCAGGCAACACCACTTGGAAGGGGTGGCCAGTGTAAAACG TTTGTGCATCGGGCGGGGCACCGAGGTTGCGCACTCCCCGGACACAAGCAGGTTGATGGAGGCAGTCTTCATTCAGCTGTCGAGCCACCACAGCCAAGAGCACCGCATTTCAGGGTTCCGGCAGAGCCGATGGTCACTGATCATGCGGGACTACACGCGCATTCGCGAGAACCTGTCCGGCAACCGGGCCATCAAAGCTGCTGGCTGCAGCATTCGCCTCATGGAGGTCAACCACCGCACGCTCACTCAATG gttCAACAAGCGGTGTAAGGACATGGCCACTGCTGATGTTGTTGCGACGGTGCCAGCACAAAGTGCAGCAGCGACGACGACACGGTCCCTTCCTGCAGCCAGGGAACTGATGGTAGACGTCGCACAACCCCATGACGCGCACGACTTTCAGCACCCTAGGTGGTATTATGGATGCCCCTCCCAAGCGAACAGAGACATTCAAGTGCAAACTCTGTGGGCAACCAAAGAAGAAAGAATATGGCCACAGTCGCTACAGAAACGAGACCTTTTGCGCACGTTCACAGGGGCGTTCGGTGGAGGAGTGGTTGGCTGA
- the LOC133551273 gene encoding uncharacterized protein LOC133551273 isoform X1 codes for MDFRPLFVFHGFATELTLERTAEAAKVAKAAKVAKEAKSLVACAVQKGEEVKEEARARIRQSGGDPGCPKLVLSESKLQFGQYRGQTFKWLLGNDVGYACSIVVLHQKERASGDTSRSPLAVNKTALASYAQLFPDMVAALRSQAVRMGEMPFRELDGRAVGFGAHAKRTYSALYESPNGDDQSYLQWLRGKQTKPGSTMHAFQRYVLKRDKDAQTQTAAAGRDAPGKCPPQVCMTLFTGAGEEEPTDAMLVEAAMEVESQPSTTSQTMRTPLEAGPSRLTAPIAGHDAASPLTSGAELLPKSWRQTLPEEQHNWVGRALFFRGPKGKAVLKSGLKLWWQPPKKLPYYTQPPASSAVFFHSRFFLWCPYKLWGCKLECPKCKHKLTGCGLYKTLRKVLDLSDWYYMATEYLECHACHRKYAAWASNIIGQLSTAKQAEFPAILTYRLSCDKKVIRQMQARTLGNSATRLRSYLVEEHSREWQTRALGYLEVMARFRSVSSFPQPRACIPPMRPLPSVSWLLSVYVREVLPRMEHTKARITSTFGSILKMDSTKKMTKKLAGEAAGTAAWVTNVGNELGQVLMSVLTVAEGDGLLAMAQGLMRRYREAGRDPPHVLYVDRDCCCSAGGQPKVAATFGEWDRLVVRLDVWHLMRRFARGVSTEAHTLYGEFMNRLSFAMFEWDEGDMSRLREAKRAERGGNGHVEPSRKELYRHCRRRTRGVEETTRLVQEVMDHLWDAKDTLGVKLFDQGRMKEIWSTQRRHLGCIQDPPGVALYTRTSTVTRGGVALPVFRCARGSTSLESFHLHLSCFIPGTSANALHFQVYLLEGLCRWNEGRGRAAVKGTDDVTVQCYDAGLQDALAQLTQELMGLTLVDNYTPASKYTGELIGIQYLYAQTGVVLQSHVVDDPDKPDSDDMEDEDQLEDDEGYDDEPVGIEQYTGDRHSSVTLPPDDEPAEEKEEEEDVLGPDGNGGYQHVCRLATALVALRRQMFVPPRQERHIIELWQKLTDGDKAPPSLPPRHAPKLNKGRFRVSRQHHLEGVASVKRLCIGRGTEVAHSPDTSRLMEAVFIQLSSHHSQEHRISGFRQSRWSLIMRDYTRIRENLSGNRAIKAAGCSIRLMEVNHRTLTQWFNKRCKDMATADVVATVPAQSAAATTTRSLPAARELMVDVAQPHDAHDFQHPRWYYGCPSQANRDIQVQTLWATKEERIWPQSLQKRDLLRTFTGAFGGGVVG; via the exons ATGGATTTTCGCCCACTGTTTGTGTTTCATGGCTTCGCCACTGAGCTAACCCTGGAGCGTACGGCGGAGGCAGCCAAGGTGGCGAAGGCAGCCAAGGTGGCGAAGGAAGCTAAGTCCTTGGTGGCCTGCGCGGTGCAGAAAGGCGAGGAGGTGAAAGAGGAAGCCCGGGCACGCATCCGCCAGTCTGGAGGAGACCCCGGATGCCCCAAGCTGGTGCTCAGTGAGAGCAAGCTCCAGTTCGGGCAGTACCGGGGTCAAACCTTCAAGTGGCTGCTGGGGAATGACGTGGGGTACGCCTGTAGCATCGTGGTGTTGCACCAAAAGGAGCGTGCCAGCGGAGACACTTCCCGGTCACCTCTCGCGGTCAACAAAACCGCACTGGCGTCTTACGCACAGCTCTTTCCAGACATGGTCGCCGCCCTTCGCTCTCAGGCCGTGCGCATGGGGGAGATGCCCTTCAGGGAGCTGGATGGCAGAGCAGTGGGTTTTGGGGCTCATGCCAAAAGGACATACTCCGCACTGTATGAATCCCCCAACGGCGACGATCAATC CTACTTGCAATGGCTACGAGGCAAGCAAACCAAACCGGGTTCCACCATGCATGCCTTCCAGCGTTACGTGTTGAAGCGTGACAAGGATGCACAAACGCAGACCGCCGCGGCCGGACGTGACGCCCCAGGTAAATGCCCTCCCCAGGTTTGTATGACTTTGTTTACAGGTGCAGGTGAAGAGGAGCCCACCGATGCAATGCTCGTTGAAGCGGCCATGGAGGTGGAATCTCAGC CTTCTACTACCTCGCAGACGATGAGGACGCCGCTGGAAGCAGGCCCTTCCCGCCTTACCGCTCCTATCGCCGGACATGATGCTGCGTCGCCCCTGACTTCAGGTGCCGAG TTGCTGCCCAAGTCCTGGCGACAGACGCTGCCGGAAGAACAGCACAACTGGGTGGGCCGCGCGCTTTTTTTCCGAGGTCCCAAGGGGAAAGCGGTTCTCAAGTCTGGGCTGAAACTATGGTGGCAACCTCCTAAGAAATTGCCGTATTACACGCAGCCCCCTGCCTCGTCCGCCGTCTTTTTCCACTCGCGCTTTTTCCTGTGGTGCCCGTACAAGCTTTGGGGCTGCAAACTGGAGTGCCCAAAATGCAAGCACAAGCTGACGGGTTGTGGACTGTACAAGACCCTGAGAAAGGTCTTGGACTTAAGTGACTGGTACTACATGGCCACAGAGTATCTGGAGTGCCACGCGTGCCACAGGAAGTATGCCGCTTGGGCCAGCAACATCATCGGGCAGCTGAGCACGGCAAAACAGGCAGAGTTCCCGGCGATCCTCACCTACAG GTTATCTTGTGACAAGAAGGTCATACGGCAAATGCAGGCTCGCACGCTGGGTAACAGTGCCACTCGGCTTCGCTCCTACTTGGTAGAGGAGCACTCACGAGAGTGGCAGACTCGGGCACTCGGCTACCTGGAGGTGATGGCTCGCTTTCGCTCCGTCAGCTCCTTCCCGCAGCCGAGGGCCTGTATCCCGCCCATGCGCCCGCTGCCTAGCGTTTCCTGGCTGCTGTCGGTGTACGTGAGGGAGGTTCTTCCTCGCATGGAGCACACGAAGGCCAGGATTACGTCTACTTTCGGAAGTATCCTGAAAATGGACTCCACCAAGAAG ATGACCAAGAAGCTGGCAGGTGAAGCCGCGGGAACGGCTGCCTGGGTCACCAACGTCGGCAACGAGCTGGGCCAGGTGCTAATGTCGGTGCTGACGGTGGCAGAGGGGGACGGTCTGCTGGCCATGGCCCAGGGACTCATGCGCCGCTACCGAGAGGCCGGGCGAGACCCTCCTCACGTGCTCTACGTGGACCGTGACTGTTGCTGCTCCGCCGGCGGACAGCCTAAG GTGGCGGCTACGTTCGGCGAGTGGGACAGGCTGGTGGTGCGCCTGGACGTGTGGCACCTCATGCGCCGCTTTGCCAGGGGCGTTTCCACAGAGGCCCACACGCTTTATGGTGAATTCATGAACAGACTCTCGTTTGCCATGTTTGAGTGGGACGAAGGGGACATGAGCCGTCTGCGCGAGGCTAAGCGGGCGGAGCGTGGCGGGAACGGCCACGTCGAGCCGTCGCGCAAGGAGCTGTACCGTCACTGCCGCCGGCGCACCAGAGGAGTGGAGGAGACCACGCGTCTTGTCCAGGAGGTGATGGATCACCTGTGGGATGCCAAAGACACCTTGGGCGTCAAGCTGTTTGACCAAGGCAGGATGAAGGAGATTTGGAGCACTCAGCGACGCCACTTGGGCTGCATCCAGGACCCGCCTGGCGTGGCGCTTTACACAAGAACTTCCACAGTGACCAGAGGAGGGGTGGCTCTTCCCGTCTTCCGCTGTGCAAGGGGCTCCACTTCTCTGGAAAGCTTCCACCTGCACTTGTCCTGTTTCATTCCAG GTACGTCGGCCAACGCGCTCCATTTCCAGGTTTACCTTCTGGAGGGTCTGTGTAGGTGGAACGAGGGCCGAGGAAGAGCGGCGGTGAAAGGGACCGATGATGTCACGGTGCAGTGTTACGACGCCGGCCTGCAAGACGCACTCGCGCAGCTGACACAAGAGCTCATGGGTCTCACGCTGGTTGACAATTACACCCCGGCGAGCAAGTACACAG GAGAGCTTATTGGCATCCAGTATCTGTATGCCCAGACTGGCGTCGTGCTGCAGTCCCACGTTGTGGATGATCCGGACAAGCCTGACTCAGATGACATGGAGGACGAAGACCAACTCGAGGATGATGAGGGTTACGATGACGAGCCAGTGGGAATCGAGCAGTATACGGGTGACCGCCACTCCTCCGTGACTCTGCCCCCCGACGATGAGCCAGCAGAagagaaggaagaagaagaa GATGTGTTAGGTCCAGACGGGAACGGCGGATACCAGCATGTCTGTCGCTTGGCCACCGCCCTTGTTGCGCTGCGGCGCCAAATGTTTGTGCCGCCTCGGCAGGAGAGGCATATAATAGAACTTTGGCAAAAGCTGACAGACGGAGATAAAGCGCCTCCCAGCCTTCCCCCCCGCCACGCTCCCAAGCTGAACAAGGGACGCTTCAGGGTCTCCAGGCAACACCACTTGGAAGGGGTGGCCAGTGTAAAACG TTTGTGCATCGGGCGGGGCACCGAGGTTGCGCACTCCCCGGACACAAGCAGGTTGATGGAGGCAGTCTTCATTCAGCTGTCGAGCCACCACAGCCAAGAGCACCGCATTTCAGGGTTCCGGCAGAGCCGATGGTCACTGATCATGCGGGACTACACGCGCATTCGCGAGAACCTGTCCGGCAACCGGGCCATCAAAGCTGCTGGCTGCAGCATTCGCCTCATGGAGGTCAACCACCGCACGCTCACTCAATG gttCAACAAGCGGTGTAAGGACATGGCCACTGCTGATGTTGTTGCGACGGTGCCAGCACAAAGTGCAGCAGCGACGACGACACGGTCCCTTCCTGCAGCCAGGGAACTGATGGTAGACGTCGCACAACCCCATGACGCGCACGACTTTCAGCACCCTAGGTGGTATTATGGATGCCCCTCCCAAGCGAACAGAGACATTCAAGTGCAAACTCTGTGGGCAACCAAAGAAGAAAGAATATGGCCACAGTCGCTACAGAAACGAGACCTTTTGCGCACGTTCACAGGGGCGTTCGGTGGAGGAGTGGTTGGCTGA